One genomic segment of Rutidosis leptorrhynchoides isolate AG116_Rl617_1_P2 unplaced genomic scaffold, CSIRO_AGI_Rlap_v1 contig362, whole genome shotgun sequence includes these proteins:
- the LOC139883167 gene encoding LOW QUALITY PROTEIN: WD repeat-containing protein LWD1-like (The sequence of the model RefSeq protein was modified relative to this genomic sequence to represent the inferred CDS: inserted 1 base in 1 codon; substituted 1 base at 1 genomic stop codon), giving the protein MGASSDPTQDGSDEQQKRSEIYTYEAPWHIYAMNWSVRRDKNYRLAISSLLEQVPNRVEIVQLDDTNGEIRCDPNLSFEHPYPPTKTIFXPDKECQKPDLLATSSDFLRVWKIGEDKVXLKSTLNGNKNSEFCGPLTSFDWNEAEPKRIGTSSIDTTCTIWDIERETVDTQLIAHDKEVYDIAWGGVGVFASVSADGSVRVFDLRDKEHSTIIYESSEPDTPLVRLGWNKQDPRYMATIIMDSSKVVVLDIRFPTLPVVELQRHQASVNAIAWAPHSSCHICTAGDDSQALIWDLSSMGQPVEGGLDPILAYTAGAEIEQLQWSSSQPDWVAIAFSSKLQILRV; this is encoded by the exons ATGGGAGCTAGCAGCGACCCGACCCAAGACGGCTCCGACGAGCAGCAGAAACGCTCCGAGATCTACACTTACGAAGCTCCATGGCACATCTACGCCATGAACTGGAGCGTCCGTCGAGACAAGAATTACAGACTCGCCATTTCCAGCCTCCTCGAACAAGTCCCAAACAGAGTCGAGATCGTCCAGCTCGACGACACTAACGGTGAGATCCGCTGCGACCCTAATTTGTCATTCGAGCATCCATACCCTCCAACGAAGACAATCT ATCCCGACAAAGAGTGTCAGAAGCCCGACCTCCTCGCTACGTCCTCCGATTTCCTTCGTGTGTGGAAGATTGGGGAAGATAAGGTCTAGCTTAAGAGCACATTGAACGGGAATAAGAACTCTGAATTCTGTGGACCGCTGACTTCTTTCGATTGGAACGAGGCCGAGCCTAAAAGGATCGGGACTTCTAGTATTGATACGACTTGTACGATTTGGGATATCGAGAGAGAGACTGTTGATACTCAATTGATTGCCCATGATAAGGAGGTTTACGATATTGCTTGGGGCGGAGTTGGGGTTTTTGCTTCTGTTTCAGCTGATGGCTCCGTCAGGGTTTTCGATTTGAGGGACAAAGAACACTCTACGATTATCTATGAAAGCTCTGAGCCAGATACCCCATTGGTTCGACTTGGTTGGAACAAGCAGGATCCTAGGTACATGGCTACTATTATAATGGATAGTTCTAAAGTCGTCGTGCTTGATATTCGTTTCCCGACTCTTCCTGTGGTGGAGCTTCAGAGACACCAAGCCAGTGTCAATGCAATCGCTTGGGCGCCTCATAGTTCTTGTCACATTTGCACGGCTGGGGATGATTCTCAGGCGTTGATTTGGGACTTATCGTCCATGGGCCAGCCTGTGGAAGGAGGGTTGGATCCAATTCTGGCGTACACAGCTGGTGCTGAAATTGAACAGTTGCAGTGGTCGTCTTCACAGCCTGATTGGGTTGCTATTGCTTTCTCATCTAAGCTTCAGATTCTCAGGGTTTAG